One stretch of Candidatus Effluviviaceae Genus I sp. DNA includes these proteins:
- the ispE gene encoding 4-(cytidine 5'-diphospho)-2-C-methyl-D-erythritol kinase, giving the protein MRSLEIEARCKINLGLEVIARRPDGYHEIDTVFQTVSLADSLRIAPNKGGAIALEVLGGTRLPAGPTNLAWRAAEAFLAATGVPGALITLEKRIPVAAGLGGGSADAAAVIVGLNAVYGLGMSADALRGIALTVGSDVPFLIEGGTARGRGRGELLEPLPPPPGCWFVLATPAAEVSAAAAYAAARIGLTERLPSISLVCSAIQEGDAEGLARVLRNDLQTGVVEMCPEVGRLEGLLRERGAMGTVMSGSGPTVFGMVPDRENAERIADSLGGEERRVHVVQAVGAACVLRWH; this is encoded by the coding sequence ATGAGGTCGCTTGAGATCGAGGCCCGCTGCAAGATCAACCTCGGCCTCGAGGTCATCGCCAGACGCCCCGACGGTTACCACGAGATCGACACCGTCTTCCAGACGGTGTCGCTCGCTGACAGCCTCCGGATCGCTCCGAACAAGGGCGGCGCGATCGCGCTCGAGGTTCTCGGGGGAACACGGCTGCCGGCCGGCCCGACGAACCTCGCGTGGCGCGCGGCGGAGGCCTTCCTCGCGGCGACGGGAGTCCCCGGCGCACTGATCACGCTCGAGAAGAGGATCCCTGTCGCGGCGGGACTGGGAGGCGGGAGCGCGGACGCCGCCGCCGTGATCGTCGGGCTGAACGCGGTGTACGGTCTGGGCATGTCGGCGGACGCCCTTCGAGGAATCGCCCTCACGGTCGGATCCGACGTGCCGTTCCTGATCGAGGGCGGCACCGCCCGGGGCAGGGGAAGGGGAGAGCTTCTGGAACCGCTCCCGCCGCCTCCGGGTTGCTGGTTCGTGCTCGCGACGCCCGCGGCCGAGGTCAGCGCCGCAGCCGCCTATGCCGCGGCGAGAATCGGGTTGACAGAGCGCCTGCCGTCCATTAGCCTCGTGTGTTCAGCTATCCAGGAGGGGGACGCCGAGGGCCTCGCGCGGGTTCTTCGGAACGACCTCCAGACTGGCGTTGTTGAGATGTGTCCGGAGGTCGGCCGCCTCGAGGGGCTCCTTCGCGAGAGAGGCGCGATGGGGACCGTCATGTCGGGAAGCGGGCCGACCGTGTTTGGCATGGTCCCCGACCGAGAGAACGCGGAGCGCATCGCCGACTCTCTCGGGGGCGAGGAAAGGAGGGTCCACGTCGTACAGGCTGTCGGCGCCGCCTGCGTTCTGAGGTGGCACTGA
- the rpsF gene encoding 30S ribosomal protein S6, which translates to MARTYEGTFILNASLDEAGLAQEQARIEEVVAREGGTVKQWDKWGRRRLAYEIAGHTDGIYAFLTFDAEPASIARLTQIYRLDENIVRFMCVSLGD; encoded by the coding sequence ATGGCACGGACGTACGAGGGGACGTTCATCCTGAACGCGAGCCTCGACGAGGCCGGGCTTGCTCAGGAGCAGGCGCGGATCGAGGAGGTCGTCGCCCGCGAGGGCGGCACGGTCAAGCAGTGGGACAAGTGGGGCCGGCGGCGCCTGGCCTACGAGATCGCTGGCCACACGGACGGCATCTACGCGTTCCTGACCTTCGATGCGGAGCCCGCGTCGATCGCCAGACTGACCCAGATCTACCGACTGGACGAGAACATCGTGCGCTTCATGTGCGTGAGCCTGGGCGACTGA
- a CDS encoding aminoacyl-tRNA hydrolase: protein MRVIVGLGNPGREYQGSRHNVGFLAVTELARAHRIGLAVASGDLVSGTGRVAGERVILALPQSYMNDSGGPVARILDATGAVASDLLVVSDDIDLPLGQLRLRLAGRDGGHRGLRSIAQALGTTEFPRLRLGVGAPSGGEGAENHVLGAFDDSEWTTVLDMVSRAVECMAVALTRGLSVAMSIYNRREAAVQDDEAEEAR, encoded by the coding sequence GTGAGGGTGATCGTCGGTCTTGGGAACCCGGGAAGGGAGTACCAGGGTTCACGGCACAACGTTGGGTTCCTGGCCGTCACCGAGCTGGCGCGCGCGCATCGGATCGGGCTTGCGGTCGCCTCCGGGGACCTCGTGAGCGGGACCGGGCGGGTGGCGGGCGAGCGCGTGATACTCGCGCTCCCGCAGTCCTACATGAACGACAGCGGCGGGCCCGTCGCCCGCATCCTCGATGCCACGGGAGCCGTTGCGTCCGACCTCCTGGTGGTCTCCGACGACATCGACCTGCCGCTGGGGCAGCTGAGGCTCCGGCTGGCGGGACGCGACGGAGGTCACCGCGGACTCCGGTCGATCGCGCAGGCTCTCGGCACGACGGAGTTCCCTCGTCTTCGCCTGGGCGTGGGCGCCCCCTCCGGGGGCGAAGGGGCCGAGAACCACGTGCTCGGCGCGTTCGACGACTCCGAGTGGACCACGGTGCTGGACATGGTGTCACGGGCCGTCGAGTGCATGGCGGTTGCGCTGACCCGGGGATTGAGCGTCGCGATGTCCATCTACAACCGCCGGGAGGCTGCGGTGCAAGACGATGAAGCGGAGGAGGCCCGATGA
- a CDS encoding 30S ribosomal protein S18 yields MRMQEEGFQRKDRHGKFCRFCQDKVARIDYKDEKRLLRFVTEQGKIIPRRVTGTCARHQRQLAAAVKRARQIALLPYVGKHHMHG; encoded by the coding sequence ATGCGAATGCAGGAAGAGGGATTCCAGCGGAAGGACCGGCACGGCAAGTTCTGCCGCTTCTGCCAGGACAAGGTCGCCCGCATCGACTACAAGGACGAGAAGAGGCTGCTTCGCTTCGTGACGGAGCAGGGGAAGATCATCCCCCGGAGGGTGACAGGCACGTGCGCGAGGCACCAGAGGCAGCTCGCCGCCGCCGTGAAGCGCGCGCGGCAGATAGCGCTCCTCCCGTACGTCGGGAAGCACCACATGCACGGCTAG
- the gmhA gene encoding D-sedoheptulose 7-phosphate isomerase: MKRGDPAAAAAAQKILTASSEALAAAAGAVAAVTADAATLILEALRAGGKVLLCGNGGSAADAQHIAAELAGRLRKERPGLAAIALTVNPSVLTAVANDYGYDAVFARQVEAIGRPGDVLVGISTSGRSGSVLRALAAARAAGLSTIGLTGEDGGAMTERCDVAILVPSSDTQRIQEAHIAVGHAICELVESELFAD; encoded by the coding sequence ATGAAGCGCGGTGACCCGGCAGCCGCCGCGGCGGCGCAGAAGATCCTGACGGCGTCGTCCGAGGCTCTCGCCGCGGCGGCGGGCGCCGTCGCCGCCGTCACGGCGGACGCTGCGACCCTGATCCTCGAGGCGCTCCGCGCCGGCGGCAAGGTGCTGCTGTGCGGAAACGGCGGAAGCGCGGCCGACGCGCAGCACATCGCCGCCGAGCTGGCGGGCAGGCTGAGGAAGGAGCGTCCCGGACTCGCGGCGATCGCTCTGACTGTCAATCCGTCCGTCCTCACCGCCGTCGCCAACGACTACGGCTACGACGCGGTGTTCGCGCGACAGGTCGAGGCGATCGGACGGCCGGGGGACGTCCTCGTCGGGATCTCGACGAGCGGGAGGTCGGGCAGCGTGCTGCGCGCGCTCGCGGCCGCCCGCGCCGCGGGCTTGTCGACCATAGGCCTCACGGGCGAGGACGGAGGGGCGATGACGGAGCGCTGCGACGTCGCCATCCTCGTGCCTTCGTCGGACACGCAGCGGATCCAGGAAGCGCACATCGCCGTAGGGCACGCCATCTGCGAGCTCGTCGAGAGCGAGCTGTTCGCGGACTGA
- the rfbD gene encoding dTDP-4-dehydrorhamnose reductase, giving the protein MLGSELVRTLAATSDVVAADLADFDIADPEATRAAVLSAAPDVVVNCAAYTDVDGAEKDRERAFAVNAAGAGNVARAAAGVGAAVVHVSTDYVFDGANAAPYREEDAPGPVNAYGESKLAGEREVAEAGGRALIARTAWLYGRGGRNFVETVLTLARRGGPLRIVNDQVGPPTSARDLSVIIAELIPTGATGVVHATNSGSCSWYEFARAILAAAGVRGVDVRPIRTAELPRPAARPSYSVLSLDRLVSLTGWLPRSWEEALGDYITERCADEAR; this is encoded by the coding sequence ATGCTCGGGTCGGAGCTGGTGCGGACGCTCGCCGCCACCTCCGACGTCGTCGCGGCCGACCTGGCGGACTTCGACATCGCGGACCCCGAGGCGACGCGGGCGGCCGTCCTCTCCGCGGCACCGGACGTCGTCGTGAACTGCGCGGCGTACACCGACGTCGACGGCGCCGAGAAGGACAGGGAGAGGGCTTTCGCCGTCAACGCCGCAGGCGCGGGGAACGTGGCCCGCGCGGCGGCAGGGGTCGGCGCCGCGGTCGTCCACGTGAGCACGGACTACGTGTTCGACGGCGCAAACGCCGCTCCGTACCGGGAGGAGGACGCGCCAGGCCCCGTCAACGCGTACGGGGAGTCCAAGCTGGCCGGGGAGCGGGAGGTGGCCGAGGCCGGCGGCCGGGCCCTCATCGCGCGGACGGCGTGGCTCTACGGGCGCGGAGGCCGCAACTTCGTCGAGACGGTCCTCACGCTCGCGAGGCGCGGGGGACCGCTTCGGATCGTGAACGACCAGGTGGGCCCCCCGACGAGCGCGCGCGACCTCTCGGTCATCATCGCCGAGCTGATCCCGACGGGGGCGACCGGCGTCGTGCACGCCACGAACTCGGGCAGCTGCTCGTGGTACGAGTTCGCGCGGGCGATTCTCGCGGCGGCCGGCGTCCGGGGTGTCGATGTGCGTCCCATCCGGACGGCGGAGCTGCCGCGCCCGGCGGCGCGGCCCTCGTACTCGGTCCTGTCGCTCGATCGTCTTGTCTCCCTGACCGGCTGGCTCCCGAGGTCATGGGAAGAGGCCCTTGGCGACTACATCACAGAGAGGTGCGCGGATGAAGCGCGGTGA
- a CDS encoding ribose-phosphate pyrophosphokinase, protein MNDQLALFTGTANPALTHEIARYLGIRVGEAAVGRFRDGEIEVNILENVRGVDAFVVQPTAPPGDNLLELLVMVDALRRASARRITAVLPYFGYARQDRKDRPRVPITAKLVANLITVAGTDRVLTMDLHAPQIQGFFDLPLDHIYAAPVLLRYFEEHAAAGLVVMSPDVGSIKMGRAFAKRLGATLGFVDKRRPRPDAAEVINVVGDVAGKHVVMVDDIINTGNSMIEAAHAIMKLGAKRITAGATHAVFAGGALAQLAASPIEEIVVTNTLAHEGLSEKKIKVLSVAELLGEAIDRIHGEKSVSSLFV, encoded by the coding sequence ATGAACGATCAGCTAGCGCTGTTCACAGGGACTGCGAATCCGGCTCTCACGCACGAGATCGCCAGGTACCTGGGCATCCGGGTCGGCGAGGCCGCCGTCGGGCGCTTCAGGGACGGCGAGATCGAGGTGAACATCCTCGAGAACGTGAGGGGCGTCGACGCGTTCGTCGTGCAGCCCACGGCGCCCCCAGGCGACAATCTCCTCGAGCTGCTCGTCATGGTCGACGCGCTGCGCCGGGCCTCGGCGCGCCGCATCACCGCCGTGCTGCCGTACTTCGGGTACGCCCGCCAGGACCGGAAGGACCGTCCCCGCGTTCCGATCACGGCGAAGCTCGTGGCGAACCTGATCACCGTGGCGGGCACCGACAGGGTGCTCACCATGGACCTGCACGCGCCGCAGATCCAGGGCTTCTTCGACCTTCCGCTCGACCACATCTACGCGGCCCCGGTGCTGCTGCGCTACTTCGAGGAGCACGCCGCGGCCGGGCTCGTCGTGATGTCCCCCGACGTGGGGAGCATCAAGATGGGCAGAGCGTTCGCCAAACGACTCGGAGCGACCCTGGGGTTCGTCGACAAGCGGCGGCCGCGGCCCGACGCCGCCGAGGTCATCAACGTCGTCGGCGACGTGGCGGGTAAGCACGTGGTCATGGTCGACGACATCATCAACACGGGCAACTCCATGATCGAGGCGGCGCACGCGATCATGAAGCTCGGCGCCAAGCGGATCACGGCCGGCGCGACGCACGCGGTGTTCGCCGGGGGCGCGCTCGCGCAGCTGGCCGCGTCGCCGATCGAGGAGATCGTCGTCACGAACACGCTGGCCCACGAGGGTCTGAGCGAGAAGAAGATCAAGGTGCTTTCGGTGGCCGAGCTGCTCGGAGAGGCCATCGACAGGATCCACGGTGAAAAGTCGGTGAGCTCGCTCTTCGTGTGA
- the spoVG gene encoding septation regulator SpoVG, with amino-acid sequence MEITEVRLTLRCEERLKAFVSITFDDAFVVRGLKVIEGNAGLFVAMPSRRRKDGEFRDIAHPINNETRQMIEDAVFSEYRRQLEVVERGGGLARVLAEGQLVHAEDPYD; translated from the coding sequence ATGGAGATCACTGAGGTGAGGCTCACGCTGCGCTGCGAGGAGAGACTCAAGGCGTTCGTGAGCATCACGTTCGACGATGCCTTCGTCGTACGAGGGCTCAAGGTCATCGAGGGGAACGCCGGGCTGTTCGTGGCGATGCCGAGCCGACGGCGGAAGGACGGGGAGTTCAGGGACATCGCTCACCCGATCAACAACGAGACGCGCCAGATGATCGAGGACGCGGTGTTCTCGGAGTACAGGCGTCAGCTGGAGGTCGTGGAGCGGGGTGGGGGGCTTGCGCGTGTCCTCGCCGAGGGACAGCTTGTCCACGCCGAGGACCCGTATGACTGA
- a CDS encoding decaprenyl-phosphate phosphoribosyltransferase: protein MLAAIVRAMRPEQWTKNLVLFAGLLFAGGLTDPVLLGLSVQGFLAFCLLSGASYLMNDLVDLRRDREHPEKRRRPLASGAVSPRAAGLAALIAAVAGLAWSYAVNPGFGHVALGYVALNAAYSLVLRRVVILDVMAIAVGFVLRAVGSVEVLVGDVSRIELSPWLLVCTFLLALFLGLGKRRHEVVALGSGAGAHREALEGYPRGLVEALISATGSATIVSYAIYTIWPGTVEKIGSARLVYTIPFVVYGVLRYMYLILAAGQGGAPARSLVSDRPLGLNILLWVVAVAITIYLR, encoded by the coding sequence ATGCTCGCCGCCATCGTCCGCGCCATGCGCCCGGAGCAGTGGACGAAGAACCTCGTTCTCTTCGCCGGGCTCCTGTTCGCGGGCGGACTGACCGACCCCGTTCTCCTTGGCCTGTCGGTGCAGGGCTTCCTCGCGTTCTGTCTGCTGTCCGGCGCCTCGTATCTCATGAACGATCTGGTGGACCTGCGAAGGGACAGGGAGCACCCCGAGAAGCGCCGGCGCCCCCTCGCGTCGGGCGCCGTGTCGCCGCGGGCGGCCGGTCTCGCCGCGCTGATCGCCGCCGTCGCGGGCCTCGCCTGGTCCTACGCCGTGAACCCCGGCTTCGGCCACGTCGCGCTCGGATACGTCGCGCTCAACGCGGCGTACAGCCTGGTCCTGCGGCGCGTCGTGATCCTCGACGTCATGGCCATCGCCGTCGGCTTCGTGCTGCGAGCGGTCGGGAGCGTGGAGGTGCTGGTCGGCGACGTCTCGCGCATCGAGCTCTCGCCGTGGCTGCTCGTGTGCACGTTCCTTCTCGCGCTGTTCCTCGGCCTCGGGAAGCGACGGCACGAGGTCGTCGCGCTGGGCTCCGGGGCCGGGGCGCATCGCGAGGCGCTGGAGGGCTACCCGCGGGGCCTCGTCGAGGCCCTCATCTCCGCGACGGGGTCGGCCACCATCGTCTCGTACGCCATCTACACGATCTGGCCGGGCACCGTGGAGAAGATCGGGAGCGCGCGGCTGGTCTACACGATCCCCTTCGTGGTGTACGGGGTCCTCCGCTACATGTACCTGATCCTCGCGGCCGGGCAGGGAGGCGCACCCGCCAGGTCGCTCGTGTCGGACCGGCCGCTCGGGCTGAACATCCTGCTGTGGGTCGTCGCCGTCGCGATCACCATCTACCTCCGCTAG
- the ychF gene encoding redox-regulated ATPase YchF codes for MDIGIIGLPNVGKSTLFNALAGTSVPCSNYPFCTVEANVGVVPVPDDRLARLGDLLHPEKVTPATIRFVDIAGLVRGASRGEGLGNKFLASIRDVSAVAHVVRCFEAPAVSHVEEGLDPERDLDIVRSELILADLETAERNVEKRRKDAARGDKAAQPFVDALSKAVDALGAGTELRKAELRHDDREHLEGYRFITAKDVLYVANIGEGDIGAGEGAWVKRVSDAAREPDWKVVAIAAETESELVRLPRNERDEMAAGLGLIESGLDRLVKAARRLLHLVTFFTIKGPEVRAWTIPEGTGLSKAAGKIHSDMEHGFIRGDVVSFADLLDGGSMHGARDKGHVRTEGRDYPVREGDVVLVHFHA; via the coding sequence CTGGACATTGGGATCATAGGGCTGCCGAACGTCGGGAAGTCCACGCTGTTCAACGCCCTGGCAGGCACGTCGGTCCCGTGCAGCAATTACCCGTTCTGCACCGTCGAGGCGAACGTGGGCGTCGTGCCCGTGCCAGACGACCGGCTGGCGAGGCTCGGCGATCTGCTGCATCCGGAGAAGGTGACGCCGGCGACGATCCGTTTCGTGGACATCGCCGGCCTCGTTCGCGGAGCGAGCCGCGGCGAGGGGCTGGGCAACAAGTTCCTGGCGAGCATCCGGGACGTGAGCGCCGTGGCGCACGTCGTGCGCTGCTTCGAGGCGCCCGCGGTGAGCCACGTCGAGGAAGGCCTCGATCCCGAGCGGGATCTCGACATCGTCCGTTCGGAGCTCATCCTGGCGGACCTCGAGACGGCCGAACGCAACGTGGAGAAGCGGCGGAAGGACGCCGCGAGGGGCGACAAGGCCGCGCAGCCGTTCGTCGATGCACTGTCGAAGGCCGTGGATGCCCTCGGCGCGGGCACGGAGCTGCGGAAGGCGGAGCTGCGGCACGACGATCGCGAGCACCTCGAGGGCTACCGCTTCATCACGGCGAAGGACGTTCTCTACGTCGCGAACATCGGGGAGGGGGACATCGGGGCGGGAGAGGGCGCCTGGGTGAAGAGGGTCTCCGATGCGGCGCGCGAGCCGGACTGGAAGGTCGTGGCCATCGCGGCCGAGACCGAGTCGGAGCTCGTGCGGCTCCCGCGGAACGAGCGGGACGAGATGGCGGCCGGCCTGGGGCTCATCGAGAGCGGGCTCGACCGCCTCGTGAAGGCGGCCCGGCGGCTCCTGCATCTCGTGACGTTCTTCACGATCAAGGGCCCGGAGGTCCGGGCGTGGACCATCCCGGAGGGGACAGGTCTCTCGAAGGCGGCCGGGAAGATCCACTCGGACATGGAGCACGGTTTCATCAGAGGCGACGTGGTGTCGTTCGCCGACCTCCTGGACGGCGGGTCGATGCACGGAGCCCGGGACAAGGGTCACGTGCGCACCGAGGGACGGGACTACCCCGTCCGCGAGGGGGACGTGGTGCTTGTCCACTTCCACGCGTAG
- a CDS encoding sodium-translocating pyrophosphatase — protein MSVVLVPLLSGVVGLVFVGVLALEILRKNPGNELMVRISRAVQDGARAFLRREYTYVSALVAVVALIIALAPVLSGRDALGLGWATSVAFVLGAVVSALAGYVGMSIATRANSRTTQAAADDGVRGALGVAMSAGSVMGMTVASLSLVGLAVVYWVFRAPTIVNGYAMGASFVALFARSGGGLFTKGADMAADLVGKVEAGIPEDDPRNPAVIADNVGDNVGDVAGLGADLLESYVESIIASMALAVTLNVASTVSDSLVSLPLYIASAGIVCSMIGILFVKAVGRRNPQAALMGGTYVAAGLTALAGYFIVRGLGTPFTVGETTYGQMGPFYAILAGILSGTIVGFVSEYYTSSRYGPVRRLAESSQRGPAITVTGGTAIGMQSTAIPVLVLGLAVIVSHGFAGVYGIAMAAVGMLATTGIVVAVDSYGPVADNAGGIAQMANLDPAVRKITDNLDAVGNTTAAIGKGFAIGSAAFAAIGLLSAYMVSAGIASVDLTDPRVVAGLMVGGMLPYLYSSLLFAAVSRVAFRMIDEVRRQFREIPGLLKGEVMPDSALCVDISTRGAIQGMLVPGIMAIAIPVIVGLLSEKALAGLLTGAVVTGVLVGVQMANSGGAMDNAKKYIEEGNFGGKGSETHRAAVVGDTVGDPLKDTVGPSINILIKLMAVVSLVLAPLFAR, from the coding sequence ATGAGCGTCGTTCTGGTCCCTCTTCTCTCAGGCGTGGTGGGGCTCGTGTTCGTCGGCGTGCTTGCGCTCGAGATCCTGAGAAAGAACCCCGGGAACGAGCTCATGGTGCGCATCTCGCGCGCGGTGCAGGACGGCGCGCGGGCGTTCCTCAGGCGCGAGTACACCTACGTCTCGGCGCTTGTGGCCGTCGTCGCCTTGATCATCGCGCTCGCCCCGGTGCTCTCCGGACGGGACGCGCTCGGGCTCGGCTGGGCCACGTCGGTCGCCTTCGTGCTCGGAGCCGTCGTCTCCGCGCTCGCCGGGTACGTCGGGATGAGCATCGCCACGCGCGCCAACTCCCGGACGACGCAGGCCGCCGCGGACGACGGCGTGCGCGGCGCACTGGGCGTGGCCATGTCAGCGGGGTCCGTGATGGGCATGACCGTCGCGAGCCTCTCGCTCGTGGGCCTCGCCGTCGTGTACTGGGTCTTCAGGGCGCCGACGATCGTGAACGGCTACGCGATGGGGGCGAGCTTCGTCGCACTCTTCGCGCGCTCCGGCGGCGGGCTCTTCACGAAGGGCGCCGACATGGCGGCCGATCTCGTCGGCAAGGTGGAGGCCGGCATCCCCGAGGACGACCCCCGGAACCCCGCCGTCATCGCGGACAACGTCGGGGACAACGTCGGCGACGTGGCGGGTCTCGGCGCCGATCTGCTCGAGTCGTACGTCGAGTCCATCATCGCGAGCATGGCGCTCGCGGTGACGCTCAACGTGGCCTCGACCGTGTCCGACAGCCTCGTGTCGCTCCCGCTCTACATCGCCTCCGCCGGCATCGTCTGCTCCATGATCGGTATCCTCTTCGTGAAGGCCGTCGGCAGGCGGAACCCGCAAGCGGCGCTCATGGGAGGGACGTATGTCGCGGCGGGCCTCACCGCCCTGGCCGGGTACTTCATCGTGCGGGGCCTCGGCACTCCGTTCACGGTCGGTGAGACCACGTACGGACAGATGGGCCCGTTCTACGCCATCCTTGCCGGGATCCTGAGCGGCACGATCGTCGGCTTCGTGAGCGAGTACTACACGTCCTCCAGGTACGGGCCCGTAAGGAGGCTCGCGGAGTCGTCGCAGAGGGGGCCCGCCATCACGGTGACGGGCGGCACCGCGATCGGAATGCAGAGCACGGCCATCCCGGTGCTGGTCCTCGGGCTCGCCGTCATCGTCTCACACGGGTTCGCCGGAGTATACGGCATCGCCATGGCCGCCGTCGGCATGCTAGCGACGACCGGCATCGTCGTGGCCGTGGACTCGTACGGCCCGGTGGCCGACAACGCGGGCGGCATCGCGCAGATGGCGAACCTCGATCCGGCCGTGAGGAAGATCACCGACAACCTCGACGCCGTTGGCAACACGACGGCCGCCATCGGGAAGGGCTTCGCGATCGGTTCGGCAGCCTTCGCCGCCATCGGGCTCCTGTCGGCCTATATGGTGTCGGCGGGCATCGCGTCGGTCGATCTGACCGACCCCAGGGTGGTGGCCGGGCTCATGGTGGGCGGCATGCTGCCGTATCTCTACTCGTCGCTTCTCTTCGCGGCGGTCTCGCGGGTCGCCTTCCGCATGATCGACGAGGTGAGACGCCAGTTCCGCGAGATCCCCGGGCTTCTCAAGGGAGAGGTCATGCCGGACTCGGCGCTCTGCGTCGACATCAGCACGCGCGGCGCCATCCAGGGCATGCTGGTCCCCGGGATCATGGCCATCGCGATCCCCGTGATCGTCGGGCTTCTGAGCGAGAAGGCGCTCGCCGGGCTCCTGACGGGCGCCGTCGTGACCGGCGTGCTCGTGGGCGTTCAGATGGCCAACTCCGGCGGCGCGATGGACAACGCGAAGAAGTACATCGAGGAGGGCAACTTCGGCGGCAAGGGATCCGAAACGCACAGGGCGGCCGTCGTGGGAGACACGGTGGGCGATCCGCTCAAGGACACCGTGGGCCCCTCGATCAACATCCTGATCAAGCTCATGGCTGTGGTGTCGCTCGTGCTGGCGCCGCTCTTCGCCCGCTAG
- a CDS encoding 50S ribosomal protein L25 produces the protein MATVRLSSVLRPAVGKQGTKRVRSEGKIPAVLYGEAEETVTLAIDAHDLRVALSTPSGRNVIIQLSVDGAEPVRAVIREMARDPLSRRIIHVDLQRISENKPVIMHIPVVLVGDPLAVKEGRGILDHTMRELEVRCLPRHIPEHIEVDVSALEVRHSIHVGDLQVPNVELLDNKDRPVVEVLQPTLFREPTAAAAAEAPGEGEAAEGEGAEAEAESDDAKKDKKEKKKEEKAKGA, from the coding sequence ATGGCAACGGTGAGACTCAGCAGCGTGTTGAGACCCGCGGTGGGCAAGCAGGGAACGAAGCGTGTCCGGTCGGAAGGGAAGATCCCGGCCGTGCTCTACGGTGAGGCGGAGGAGACGGTGACGCTCGCGATCGACGCGCACGACCTGCGCGTCGCGTTGTCGACGCCGTCCGGGCGGAACGTGATCATCCAGCTGTCGGTGGATGGGGCGGAACCCGTCCGCGCGGTCATCAGGGAGATGGCGCGCGATCCCCTTTCGCGGCGCATCATCCACGTGGATCTCCAGAGGATCTCCGAGAACAAGCCGGTCATCATGCACATCCCGGTCGTGCTCGTCGGCGACCCGCTGGCGGTGAAGGAGGGGCGCGGCATCCTCGACCACACGATGCGCGAGCTGGAGGTGCGGTGTCTGCCCAGGCACATCCCGGAGCACATAGAAGTGGACGTCTCGGCGCTGGAGGTGAGGCACTCGATCCACGTGGGCGACCTCCAGGTTCCCAACGTCGAGCTCCTTGACAACAAGGACAGACCGGTCGTAGAGGTGCTGCAGCCGACGCTCTTCCGCGAGCCGACCGCGGCCGCCGCGGCCGAGGCCCCTGGCGAGGGCGAGGCCGCCGAGGGCGAGGGCGCGGAGGCCGAGGCGGAGTCGGACGACGCGAAGAAGGACAAGAAGGAGAAGAAGAAGGAAGAGAAGGCCAAGGGCGCGTGA
- the udk gene encoding uridine kinase gives MPLSPIVIGIGGGTGSGKTTVALEVRKHFAEESVVIIHHDSYYVDRSSLPATERTRLNYDHPDAFDNALLLEHLRELRAGGPIEKPVYDFETHCRLPETVTVRPAGIVLLEGILVLAEPALRELMDIKLYVDTDADERFIRRLRRDVTRRGRNMDQVVEQYLRTVRPMHLQFVEPSKRYADVIIPEGGLNIVAIDLIVTKVRDILVNGTTPRAEV, from the coding sequence ATGCCCCTCTCGCCCATCGTCATCGGGATCGGTGGAGGCACAGGCTCAGGGAAGACGACGGTCGCCCTGGAGGTGAGGAAGCACTTCGCCGAGGAGAGCGTGGTGATCATCCACCACGACTCCTACTATGTCGACCGCTCCTCGCTGCCGGCGACCGAGCGCACCCGGCTGAACTACGACCACCCCGACGCGTTCGACAACGCGCTGCTCCTCGAGCACCTCAGGGAGCTGCGCGCCGGGGGCCCGATCGAGAAGCCGGTCTACGACTTCGAGACGCACTGCCGTCTGCCCGAGACGGTGACCGTGCGGCCCGCCGGCATCGTCCTCCTCGAGGGGATCCTGGTCCTGGCGGAGCCCGCTCTCCGGGAGCTCATGGACATCAAGCTGTACGTGGACACCGACGCGGACGAGCGGTTCATCCGGCGGCTCAGGCGCGACGTGACGCGCCGCGGACGGAACATGGACCAGGTCGTGGAGCAGTACCTTCGCACCGTCCGGCCCATGCACCTCCAGTTCGTCGAGCCGAGCAAGCGCTACGCCGACGTGATCATCCCGGAGGGCGGTCTCAACATCGTCGCAATCGACCTCATCGTGACCAAGGTGCGTGACATCCTGGTGAACGGCACGACGCCGAGAGCGGAGGTGTGA